Proteins from a genomic interval of Oscillatoria salina IIICB1:
- the trmB gene encoding tRNA (guanosine(46)-N7)-methyltransferase TrmB — protein sequence MPRVRVRQHVNPLSKPYQIPVNPPDWEKVYTNPHHPLHLDLGCGWGEFLLQMAQIQPDVNFLGLEIREPLVEKACFQRDELSLTNLHFIFTNANTSLAVLLKSLPTGVLQRISIQFPDPWFKKRHQKRRIVQPELVDILAQYLADRGIIFLQSDVKSVAEEMRDRFQEHPSFVSQHSQTWLDNNPFPVATERENLTLSRNEPVYRVLFHKQC from the coding sequence TTGCCAAGAGTTCGAGTACGTCAGCACGTCAATCCACTGAGTAAACCATATCAAATTCCTGTAAATCCGCCAGATTGGGAAAAAGTTTACACTAATCCCCACCATCCCTTACATCTCGATCTCGGTTGTGGTTGGGGAGAGTTTTTGTTACAAATGGCTCAGATCCAACCTGATGTTAATTTTCTGGGTTTAGAAATTCGCGAACCTTTAGTCGAAAAAGCTTGTTTTCAGCGAGATGAGTTGAGTTTAACCAATCTCCACTTCATTTTTACCAACGCTAATACTTCATTAGCAGTTTTACTGAAATCTTTACCAACAGGCGTTTTACAGCGCATCTCTATTCAATTTCCTGACCCTTGGTTCAAGAAAAGACATCAAAAACGGCGGATAGTCCAACCAGAATTAGTAGATATTCTCGCACAGTATCTAGCAGATAGGGGAATCATCTTTTTACAATCCGATGTAAAATCAGTAGCAGAAGAAATGCGCGATCGCTTTCAGGAACATCCTAGTTTTGTCTCGCAGCACAGTCAAACTTGGTTAGATAACAATCCTTTCCCCGTAGCTACTGAACGCGAAAATTTGACACTCTCTCGTAACGAACCTGTTTATCGCGTCTTGTTCCACAAACAATGTTAA